Proteins encoded within one genomic window of Actinomycetota bacterium:
- a CDS encoding winged helix-turn-helix domain-containing protein — translation MDAGTTPARATSLVIELAARTAIVDGKRVELPPVEFSLLAVLAARAGEVVSRKELLEEAFGDSAYMDAQDLHWRIWSIRKLIGDHDRSIVRNRRGVGFALDHSAVQVVEGVSPPSLEDEIPPVVVEPGDATAAEPQPAGSGGEVEPGWNAVAKAAPKADTGPRRRIVRPSVLIAALLISSLLLGGSWLAGYSLSTREREAARNEAAARDDPDSGDAVRRREARKKPTKSSRKAPDKPKRGERPKAVPPVASGSRQGPSGVLPDGDAGSTEGSSQPPTSGNQGGTDEPAREAPSKKPAPPSYPPAPTRYLYHLVNHQTGDHFVTIEASAASEHEAMGYEGGAIARVYSYEEEGTRAISTNQGTAYIFISATPRTEPASQVVTLWYSTNGDGDFFYSTSEAEATRRGWQGSVIGYGRSL, via the coding sequence ATGGACGCCGGAACCACACCCGCGCGGGCGACGTCGCTGGTCATCGAGCTAGCCGCTCGTACCGCAATCGTGGACGGCAAGAGGGTGGAGCTCCCGCCGGTGGAGTTCTCATTGCTCGCCGTGCTTGCGGCGCGTGCCGGAGAAGTTGTCTCGCGTAAGGAGCTTCTCGAAGAGGCATTCGGTGACAGCGCCTACATGGACGCTCAGGATCTTCACTGGCGCATCTGGAGCATCCGCAAGCTGATCGGTGACCACGATCGCAGCATCGTGCGGAACCGACGAGGAGTGGGGTTTGCGTTGGACCACTCGGCGGTGCAAGTCGTAGAGGGAGTTTCGCCGCCGTCCCTGGAGGACGAGATCCCGCCCGTCGTGGTCGAGCCAGGCGACGCAACAGCGGCGGAGCCTCAACCCGCCGGGTCCGGGGGAGAGGTGGAGCCGGGCTGGAACGCCGTCGCGAAAGCAGCTCCAAAAGCAGACACTGGTCCGCGCCGTCGAATCGTGAGGCCGTCGGTCCTAATCGCTGCCCTGTTGATCTCGAGCCTCCTTCTCGGGGGATCGTGGCTCGCGGGCTATTCGCTCTCCACCCGCGAGCGGGAGGCGGCCCGGAACGAAGCCGCGGCCCGAGATGACCCGGATTCGGGAGACGCAGTTCGACGACGTGAGGCCAGAAAGAAGCCCACGAAGTCGAGCCGGAAAGCTCCGGACAAGCCGAAGCGGGGCGAGAGGCCCAAAGCCGTACCTCCGGTGGCGTCAGGGTCGAGGCAGGGCCCAAGCGGCGTGCTCCCGGACGGCGACGCCGGATCCACCGAAGGATCGTCGCAGCCCCCGACGAGCGGGAACCAAGGGGGAACGGACGAACCCGCGCGGGAGGCGCCATCTAAGAAACCAGCGCCTCCGAGTTACCCGCCGGCACCTACGCGCTACCTCTACCACCTGGTCAATCACCAGACGGGAGACCACTTCGTCACGATCGAGGCCAGCGCGGCCAGTGAGCACGAAGCCATGGGTTACGAGGGCGGAGCCATCGCTCGCGTCTATAGCTATGAGGAGGAAGGGACGCGGGCGATCTCTACGAACCAGGGAACGGCCTACATCTTCATCTCGGCGACGCCGAGAACTGAGCCGGCGTCTCAGGTGGTCACCCTTTGGTACTCCACGAACGGAGACGGCGACTTCTTCTACAGCACAAGCGAAGCCGAGGCGACTCGCCGCGGCTGGCAGGGTTCCGTCATCGGGTACGGGAGGTCGCTGTGA
- a CDS encoding DUF6112 family protein, whose protein sequence is MKGMVTLAQKVNLNPDPDKLPGGDVLQSLTNGIAGFALIFCLIGLVVSAGLWALGSNSNNYQQTFVGKRGFAVCAMGSLLIGAAAAIINFFYGAGTGV, encoded by the coding sequence ATGAAGGGCATGGTCACGCTGGCCCAGAAGGTCAACTTGAATCCGGACCCGGACAAGCTCCCGGGAGGTGATGTCCTCCAGAGTCTCACTAACGGGATAGCCGGCTTCGCTCTGATCTTCTGCCTGATCGGCCTCGTCGTGAGTGCTGGTCTCTGGGCGCTCGGGTCGAACTCGAACAACTACCAGCAGACCTTCGTTGGTAAGCGCGGGTTCGCCGTCTGCGCGATGGGGTCACTGTTGATCGGTGCAGCCGCCGCCATAATCAATTTCTTCTACGGCGCCGGCACGGGCGTGTGA
- a CDS encoding type VII secretion protein EccE: protein MADVPRYRFGPLERRGVLAGLRSAQLVILGVTGFLVVVVLRALPPASGFPVAMTTLLVGVGGGFVPVGGRTLDEWVPVLAGWMRRTLTGKRRFFSRAPESGQTVSFEGQPSFPQQMREIVLLSHEVPGAGLRIGVLKDRRHGTYTGILAARGKSFALLDGPEKARRLSSWAGILSGLAREGGTVHRIQWIERTVPDPGNEIGEYLKENVRVPLDSAIARSYLEVVDQAGPTTQEHEVFIAVQIHSGRCSRAVKAAGGGDSGACEVLRRELAAVSSSLMGTDIAVEGALTPRLVAHVLRSAFDPDSRQKIASIASKDPERVGTAVVNAGPMAADEAWASYRTDSGWHATYWISEWPRIDVEPDFLAPLLLRTEAMRTVSLTMEPVSPLKAIKSVESARTSAAADEELRQRAGFVTTSRRRKEQDSLADHEHDLSQGHAFYRFAGFITVTAATKEELESACSEVEEAAGRSFLDLRRLGGEQALAFTYTLPLCRGLK, encoded by the coding sequence ATGGCCGACGTTCCTCGATACAGGTTCGGTCCTCTTGAGCGCAGGGGCGTGCTCGCAGGGTTGCGCAGCGCGCAGCTGGTCATCCTCGGAGTCACAGGTTTCTTGGTGGTCGTTGTTCTGCGCGCTCTCCCCCCTGCATCCGGATTCCCCGTGGCGATGACAACTCTGTTGGTGGGAGTGGGCGGTGGCTTCGTGCCAGTCGGTGGCAGGACGTTGGACGAATGGGTCCCCGTCCTCGCCGGGTGGATGCGGAGAACGCTCACGGGAAAGCGCAGGTTCTTCTCGCGCGCGCCTGAGTCGGGGCAGACGGTCAGCTTCGAGGGGCAACCCAGCTTCCCGCAGCAGATGCGAGAGATCGTCTTGTTGTCGCATGAGGTACCTGGAGCTGGCCTCCGGATCGGAGTGCTGAAGGACCGTAGACACGGCACCTACACCGGGATCCTTGCCGCGCGCGGCAAGTCCTTCGCCCTGCTGGACGGACCCGAGAAGGCGCGGCGACTTTCGAGCTGGGCGGGGATCCTTTCGGGGCTAGCTCGTGAAGGTGGGACCGTGCATCGCATCCAGTGGATCGAACGAACGGTTCCCGACCCCGGAAACGAGATCGGTGAATACCTGAAGGAGAACGTACGCGTTCCTCTGGATTCAGCAATCGCCCGCTCGTACCTCGAGGTGGTGGACCAAGCCGGCCCAACCACCCAGGAGCACGAGGTCTTCATCGCCGTGCAGATCCATAGCGGTCGTTGTAGTCGCGCGGTCAAAGCGGCCGGCGGAGGAGACTCCGGAGCCTGTGAGGTGCTGCGTCGGGAGCTCGCGGCGGTTTCTTCGAGCCTCATGGGGACGGACATCGCAGTGGAGGGCGCATTGACCCCTCGCCTTGTCGCACACGTATTGCGGAGCGCCTTCGATCCCGACAGTCGACAGAAGATCGCGAGCATCGCGTCCAAGGACCCGGAGCGAGTTGGCACTGCGGTGGTCAACGCGGGCCCCATGGCAGCAGACGAGGCATGGGCGAGCTATCGCACCGACTCAGGTTGGCACGCGACCTATTGGATCTCAGAGTGGCCGCGGATAGACGTCGAGCCCGACTTCCTAGCGCCCCTGCTGCTTCGCACCGAGGCGATGCGGACGGTATCGCTCACCATGGAGCCCGTAAGTCCGCTGAAGGCGATCAAGTCGGTTGAATCCGCGCGCACCTCTGCGGCTGCGGATGAGGAGCTTCGCCAGCGCGCTGGGTTCGTGACCACGTCGAGACGCCGTAAGGAACAAGACTCGCTGGCTGACCACGAGCACGACCTATCCCAAGGTCACGCCTTCTACCGTTTTGCTGGATTCATCACGGTGACCGCGGCTACGAAGGAAGAGCTCGAGAGCGCCTGCAGCGAGGTGGAAGAAGCCGCCGGTCGATCGTTCCTAGACCTTCGGCGCCTGGGCGGCGAGCAGGCACTTGCCTTCACCTACACGCTTCCTCTGTGTCGAGGCCTTAAATGA
- a CDS encoding ATP-binding protein has protein sequence MRGQRGHRLTTAHLQAAYPFVAEGGLGGRGAFIGRDLFGGSFTYDAFELYEQGVITSPNMVIAGQLGRGKSALVKTLCLREQVFGRRVVVMDPKGEYSQLAAFCDTKVIDLRPRGRLRLNPLDKRIAHEDQLRLLQAISAAALDRPLKPQEKTALERALEQATGNGEATLPQVVDALLNPSEDATLNVAADRGALIEWGREVAFELRRLVTGDLKGMFDDKTSRSIDLGADMVVLDLSAVYDSDALGILMTCAAAWLQGVLAESSDRKTIFVLDEAWAILSNLGIAKWLQASFKLSRARGLQNIAVMHRFSDLAATGAQGSQQERVARGLLSDTETRVVYAQPHSEVQATKDLLGLTDTEAALLPQLERGVALWKIGERSFLVWHLLGKTERALIDTDARMIQQQLAGIA, from the coding sequence ATGAGGGGCCAGCGCGGACATCGGCTGACCACTGCGCATCTGCAGGCTGCCTATCCCTTCGTGGCCGAAGGTGGTCTCGGCGGCCGAGGAGCGTTCATCGGTAGGGACCTCTTCGGCGGATCGTTCACCTACGACGCGTTCGAGCTCTACGAGCAGGGAGTCATCACGTCGCCGAACATGGTGATAGCGGGCCAGCTCGGTCGTGGGAAGTCCGCCCTAGTAAAGACGCTGTGTCTCAGGGAACAGGTCTTTGGCCGACGCGTCGTTGTCATGGACCCGAAGGGCGAGTACTCGCAACTCGCCGCGTTCTGCGACACGAAGGTGATCGATCTCCGCCCTCGTGGGCGTCTTCGGCTTAATCCATTGGACAAGCGCATCGCCCATGAGGACCAACTCCGTCTGCTGCAGGCGATCAGCGCGGCAGCTCTTGATAGGCCACTCAAACCGCAAGAGAAGACGGCGCTTGAGAGAGCTCTTGAGCAGGCGACGGGGAATGGAGAAGCGACACTCCCGCAGGTGGTCGACGCACTGCTCAATCCGTCCGAGGACGCGACGCTCAATGTTGCTGCGGACCGGGGCGCCTTGATCGAGTGGGGACGAGAGGTCGCTTTCGAACTACGTCGTTTGGTCACGGGTGACCTCAAAGGGATGTTCGATGACAAGACCTCACGGTCGATCGACCTTGGTGCCGACATGGTCGTACTCGATCTCTCGGCGGTCTACGACTCCGATGCGCTCGGGATACTCATGACCTGCGCTGCGGCGTGGCTCCAAGGTGTTCTCGCCGAGTCGTCGGATCGCAAGACCATCTTCGTCCTCGACGAAGCCTGGGCGATCCTGTCCAACCTCGGCATCGCCAAGTGGTTGCAAGCGAGCTTCAAGCTCTCGCGCGCACGGGGTCTGCAGAACATCGCGGTGATGCATCGCTTCTCTGACCTCGCCGCGACGGGCGCGCAGGGCAGTCAGCAAGAACGGGTAGCGCGCGGACTTCTCTCCGATACCGAGACTCGGGTCGTGTACGCGCAACCTCATTCGGAAGTCCAAGCCACTAAGGACCTTCTTGGACTAACCGATACCGAGGCGGCGCTGCTGCCTCAGCTCGAGCGAGGAGTCGCCTTGTGGAAGATCGGCGAGCGGTCGTTTCTCGTTTGGCATCTGTTGGGCAAGACCGAGCGCGCGCTGATCGATACCGACGCCAGGATGATCCAGCAGCAGTTGGCGGGGATCGCGTGA
- a CDS encoding type IV secretory system conjugative DNA transfer family protein, with product MNGPSRPLPRPREEGWENTAFVAVLALIGLGLVLWATGEVSGLIASGQFTGARFSQMGKVLVNLPEHATDPRLAWPRRVRAHMGGPFIFYGMLVVLITAAGFIALLLYRLFKGSFSGSARSSSWATPGDLRPLVVRTPEPGRLTLGRVGSKLVAAEERQSVIVLGPTQSMKTTGFAIPAILEWEGPVLATSVKSDLLRDTLEMRQNQDDVWVYDPTSSTSQGCSGWSPLASCGTWHGAQKTASWLAGAAPSGSTGLSDAEFWYQAAAKLLAPLMFAAARSDGSIADVVRWVNLQEEREVLKALQGADQGAIDAAQASFKRDVRQKSSVYTTAETVLAAYEDPIVAKSAEVSDISPHAFLERGSRKTLYVVSPSHEQRRLRPLFETLLHTVISYAYERASQDGPLSPPLLLVLDEAANIAPLRDLDALASTAAGHGIQLVSIFQDLAQITNRYRERAQTVINNHRAKILLSGISDTQTLEYASRLLGDEEILQASITRGAQGSRSTTESTSLRSIAPANVLRGIRPGEGVLVYGHLPPARLTLRPWFQERGLRRAS from the coding sequence ATGAACGGTCCCTCACGACCTCTGCCCCGCCCTCGCGAGGAGGGTTGGGAGAACACCGCCTTTGTCGCCGTCCTGGCCCTGATCGGTTTGGGCCTTGTGCTGTGGGCGACCGGCGAGGTGTCGGGGCTTATCGCCAGTGGACAGTTCACGGGAGCGAGGTTCTCGCAGATGGGGAAGGTATTGGTGAACCTGCCCGAACATGCGACTGACCCGCGCCTTGCGTGGCCGCGTCGAGTGCGCGCTCACATGGGTGGTCCGTTCATCTTCTACGGCATGCTCGTCGTCCTCATCACTGCGGCCGGGTTCATCGCGCTGTTGCTGTATCGGCTCTTCAAGGGCTCCTTCTCCGGGAGCGCGCGCTCATCGTCGTGGGCGACACCTGGCGACCTCCGCCCATTAGTCGTCAGGACTCCGGAGCCTGGTCGACTCACGCTTGGTCGTGTGGGCTCGAAGCTAGTTGCTGCCGAGGAGCGTCAGAGCGTCATCGTGCTCGGTCCGACGCAGTCCATGAAGACGACCGGGTTCGCGATTCCCGCGATCCTCGAATGGGAGGGTCCGGTGCTTGCTACCAGCGTTAAGTCCGACCTGCTACGCGACACCCTGGAGATGAGACAGAACCAGGATGACGTTTGGGTCTATGACCCGACCTCGTCCACATCACAAGGATGCAGCGGGTGGTCGCCTCTCGCGTCGTGTGGAACCTGGCACGGCGCCCAGAAGACCGCGTCATGGCTGGCAGGAGCTGCCCCTAGTGGCTCGACCGGGCTTTCGGATGCTGAGTTCTGGTATCAGGCGGCGGCCAAGCTCCTGGCACCTCTGATGTTCGCAGCGGCGCGCTCCGATGGGTCCATCGCTGACGTTGTTCGATGGGTGAACCTTCAGGAAGAGCGCGAGGTTCTGAAAGCGCTCCAAGGCGCTGACCAAGGTGCGATCGACGCGGCCCAGGCATCCTTCAAGCGAGACGTTCGTCAGAAGAGTTCCGTCTACACGACGGCCGAGACGGTTCTGGCCGCGTACGAGGACCCGATCGTGGCGAAGTCTGCTGAAGTGAGTGACATCTCACCGCACGCCTTCCTCGAGCGCGGCAGTAGGAAGACGTTGTATGTAGTTTCACCGTCGCATGAGCAGAGACGACTCCGCCCGCTCTTCGAGACGCTCCTTCACACGGTCATCTCGTATGCGTACGAGCGCGCTTCGCAAGATGGGCCGCTCAGTCCACCCTTGCTGTTGGTGTTGGACGAGGCAGCGAACATCGCACCGCTGCGAGACCTCGACGCTCTGGCCTCCACCGCCGCCGGACATGGCATCCAGCTCGTGAGCATCTTTCAAGACTTGGCGCAGATCACGAACCGTTACCGGGAACGGGCGCAGACGGTGATCAACAACCACCGCGCCAAGATTCTGCTGTCAGGAATCTCGGACACGCAGACGCTTGAGTACGCCTCTCGGTTGCTGGGTGATGAAGAGATATTGCAAGCGTCGATCACCCGAGGGGCCCAGGGAAGCCGTTCGACCACGGAGTCCACGTCTCTTCGCAGCATCGCTCCCGCGAACGTGTTGAGAGGGATCCGGCCGGGCGAAGGAGTCCTTGTTTACGGACACCTTCCTCCTGCTCGACTCACTCTCCGACCCTGGTTCCAAGAGCGCGGCCTTCGTCGAGCTTCGTAG
- a CDS encoding lytic transglycosylase domain-containing protein, with protein MKRVSLVSAILVFLLLFPLLLVGVLLSLSGDQPSPSELALSEIPHELIGVYEASAATCEGLDWTVLAAIHKVETRFGTGRATSSAGAQGPMQFMPPTFEAYGVDGDGDGRADINDVDDAIFSAANLLCANGAGDPERLATAVWNYNHSQAYVNEVLTLAASYGVISLPEGVAYAAATDLLRNPRVVLTPNARADLEAGAVDERLVSLLSWIAQRHTITISVFKTGHSKYTRSGSVSNHYYGRGADIFIVDGSPVSSKNDAAYRVVLEIAGLEGALRPSELGHPFGAVGFPGGFTDADHRDHIHFGFD; from the coding sequence ATGAAGCGAGTCTCGCTCGTCTCAGCGATCCTCGTATTTCTCCTTCTCTTCCCGCTCCTCTTGGTGGGAGTGCTGCTGTCTCTGTCTGGGGACCAACCGTCGCCGTCCGAGCTCGCGCTAAGTGAGATCCCTCACGAGCTGATCGGCGTTTACGAAGCCTCCGCAGCAACCTGTGAAGGTTTGGATTGGACGGTGCTGGCCGCTATCCACAAGGTCGAGACGAGGTTCGGCACCGGGCGCGCAACGTCGAGTGCGGGCGCGCAGGGGCCGATGCAGTTCATGCCTCCGACGTTCGAGGCTTACGGGGTCGACGGTGACGGGGACGGACGGGCCGACATCAACGACGTCGACGACGCGATCTTTAGTGCGGCGAACCTGCTGTGCGCGAACGGAGCTGGAGATCCAGAGCGCCTGGCAACAGCTGTCTGGAACTACAACCACTCTCAGGCATACGTAAACGAAGTCCTAACCCTCGCCGCGAGCTACGGCGTCATCTCGCTTCCAGAGGGCGTGGCATACGCCGCGGCCACCGACCTCCTGCGAAACCCACGCGTAGTGTTGACACCCAATGCCCGCGCTGACCTGGAAGCTGGTGCGGTCGATGAACGGCTGGTCTCGCTTCTCTCGTGGATCGCACAACGCCACACCATCACGATCTCGGTCTTCAAGACCGGCCACAGCAAATACACGCGCTCGGGAAGCGTTTCAAATCATTACTACGGGCGCGGCGCCGACATCTTCATCGTTGACGGTTCGCCAGTGAGTAGCAAGAACGATGCCGCCTACCGGGTCGTGCTGGAGATCGCTGGACTGGAAGGCGCTCTGCGCCCGAGTGAGCTCGGGCACCCTTTCGGTGCGGTGGGATTCCCCGGCGGTTTCACCGATGCCGATCACCGCGACCACATCCACTTCGGATTCGATTGA
- a CDS encoding ATP-binding protein, with the protein MSTDKLMTEIERQEKVLAALPSDFTFPLFNAQRALESQRKSAYRNTAAAGREIVDNSIEAGATRVDVIFRQEQGPSGKRNVTEIAFIDDGSGMVPKMAQYALSWGGGTHHEDPDFIGRFGFGLPNASINQARRVDVYTRVRAEDPVMRAYLDIDQYKKDGIQKIEDPQPADLPAWIEDYMSRNGLALDHGTVVVWSKCDRLSKRTAAYLKDHMVDDFGVVYRYLLRGSGQDTSLFKFDLIVEGVQVQPVDPLFIHPWGRYYVPPEDGGAQLTFERSLPVELTRDDDTGEASLRLLGEPEDIDEASGTIGTIYVRVSRLPVDFAVGKGTKGRDVSDANRRWMIRQPRRGMSFVRAGRELQTVDLFPRSPSDVASGLGRWPLLQSYAYHWGIEVQFGPELDDAFGITNDKQGVRPIEDFWRVLTEAEVDAAVRREQRWQTEQRDRTLPKPRPDAGPSPAELAAMAADAATGQTRPHLPPHRADEAEQEFERRVKAATPGGTPEASQEALKEEARAAALEEKKRHRYRVDYVEVPSGPFFEPKWDGPQILVEINKEHPFYRVLYGDLLRLPGGSRAKEAVDVLLITLAKAELEAEEEMALWYTAQRKQRWSPYLETAIEALAQRLPWSEDFTAEASEEVIAAEAEEAAPETHSAEAS; encoded by the coding sequence ATGAGCACGGACAAGCTAATGACAGAGATAGAGCGCCAAGAGAAGGTCTTGGCAGCTCTCCCAAGCGACTTCACGTTCCCGCTCTTTAACGCGCAGCGCGCACTCGAATCTCAGAGGAAGAGTGCCTACCGCAACACCGCTGCCGCAGGCCGAGAGATCGTCGATAACTCGATCGAAGCGGGAGCGACCCGCGTCGACGTCATCTTCCGCCAGGAGCAGGGACCTAGTGGCAAGAGGAATGTGACCGAGATCGCATTCATCGATGACGGTTCCGGAATGGTGCCCAAGATGGCCCAGTACGCACTCTCCTGGGGTGGCGGCACGCATCATGAGGACCCCGACTTCATCGGACGCTTCGGGTTCGGGTTGCCGAACGCATCGATCAACCAGGCGCGACGTGTCGACGTCTACACGAGGGTGCGTGCCGAAGACCCGGTAATGCGGGCCTACCTCGACATCGACCAGTACAAGAAAGATGGGATCCAGAAGATCGAGGATCCGCAGCCGGCGGATCTTCCCGCCTGGATTGAGGACTACATGTCTCGAAATGGCCTCGCGCTGGACCATGGGACCGTCGTCGTGTGGTCGAAGTGTGATCGGTTGTCGAAGCGGACAGCCGCCTATCTCAAAGATCACATGGTGGACGACTTCGGCGTCGTGTATCGCTACCTGCTCCGAGGAAGCGGCCAGGACACGAGCCTCTTCAAGTTCGATCTGATCGTCGAAGGGGTTCAGGTTCAGCCAGTCGATCCTCTATTTATCCATCCCTGGGGTCGCTACTACGTCCCACCGGAGGACGGTGGAGCGCAGCTGACGTTCGAGAGGTCTCTGCCCGTTGAACTAACCCGCGACGACGACACGGGGGAGGCCAGCCTGCGTCTCCTCGGCGAACCCGAGGACATAGATGAGGCTTCAGGGACGATCGGCACGATCTACGTTCGGGTGTCGCGCCTCCCCGTCGATTTCGCCGTCGGCAAGGGGACCAAAGGTAGAGATGTCTCCGATGCCAATCGTCGTTGGATGATCAGACAGCCTCGTCGGGGGATGTCTTTCGTCCGAGCCGGTCGCGAACTCCAGACAGTCGACCTGTTCCCGCGCTCGCCGTCGGATGTTGCGAGCGGGCTGGGGAGATGGCCGTTGCTCCAGTCCTACGCGTATCACTGGGGGATCGAGGTGCAGTTCGGTCCCGAACTCGACGATGCGTTTGGCATCACAAACGACAAGCAGGGCGTACGACCGATCGAGGACTTCTGGCGGGTTCTCACCGAAGCCGAGGTCGATGCCGCTGTGCGGCGCGAGCAGCGGTGGCAGACGGAGCAGAGGGATCGGACGCTACCGAAGCCTCGTCCCGACGCGGGACCGTCTCCGGCCGAACTCGCGGCGATGGCGGCCGACGCGGCTACTGGTCAGACGCGCCCGCACCTCCCGCCGCACCGTGCTGATGAGGCAGAGCAGGAGTTCGAGCGGCGGGTAAAAGCGGCCACCCCGGGTGGCACTCCCGAGGCATCGCAAGAGGCCCTAAAGGAAGAGGCCCGCGCTGCCGCCCTCGAGGAGAAGAAACGTCATCGCTATCGCGTTGATTACGTCGAGGTGCCGAGCGGTCCGTTCTTCGAGCCCAAGTGGGACGGCCCTCAGATCCTCGTCGAGATCAACAAGGAGCACCCCTTCTACCGGGTTCTCTACGGAGATCTCCTTCGCCTTCCCGGTGGCTCACGTGCCAAGGAAGCGGTCGACGTCCTCTTGATCACTCTGGCCAAAGCCGAACTCGAAGCCGAGGAGGAGATGGCGCTCTGGTACACGGCCCAGCGCAAGCAGCGTTGGAGCCCGTACCTGGAGACGGCGATCGAGGCGTTGGCTCAGCGCCTCCCGTGGTCCGAGGACTTCACGGCGGAGGCCTCCGAGGAGGTCATCGCGGCTGAAGCCGAGGAAGCCGCGCCCGAAACGCACTCGGCCGAGGCTTCATAG
- a CDS encoding DUF4338 domain-containing protein, translating into MRRLPDWREDHLRRWVVRELKEAGFHYRRGRVIPPDVTKEGIRRLHLRQRVSLLTRAWPFIEEWEDLLIKSFAEGTEVFPDEINPEVVQVETKEQAALFRYASLQWSVPVSQGYGRRTRFLVMDRSNDKLIGIFALGDPVFNLRARDSVIGWDHKQRSNRLYNVLDAYVCGAVSPYRELIGGKLVAMAATSDAALDLIAKKYRGNVTVIRKQLKSARPVLITTTSSLGRSSIYNRLRFQGRLLYQPVGWTEGYGHFQFSEELFDALVDFARTRGELRGNRYGCGPNWRMRTLRVALTKLELDDQLVRHGIKRQVFLAPVAKNWKEYLRGERKVGRWYHNDLAEIAAHYRDRWGVPRAWRNPTYLSVERDTLRLSNELAK; encoded by the coding sequence ATGCGGCGTTTGCCTGACTGGCGAGAAGACCACCTGCGACGATGGGTTGTCCGCGAACTGAAAGAGGCGGGCTTCCACTACCGACGCGGCCGAGTCATCCCCCCCGATGTGACGAAGGAAGGCATCCGACGTCTCCACCTTCGGCAACGCGTGTCTCTACTCACTCGCGCCTGGCCCTTCATCGAGGAGTGGGAGGACCTACTGATCAAGTCCTTCGCCGAGGGAACCGAGGTCTTCCCGGACGAGATCAATCCCGAGGTCGTGCAGGTCGAGACGAAAGAGCAGGCCGCGCTCTTCCGATACGCGAGCCTCCAGTGGAGTGTCCCGGTCTCGCAGGGTTACGGACGCCGCACGCGTTTTCTCGTCATGGATCGCAGCAACGACAAGCTGATCGGCATCTTCGCTCTGGGCGACCCTGTGTTCAATCTCCGAGCGCGAGACAGCGTCATCGGCTGGGATCACAAGCAACGGAGCAACCGGCTCTACAACGTCCTTGACGCATACGTCTGCGGCGCGGTCTCTCCCTACCGAGAGCTCATCGGTGGCAAGCTCGTCGCGATGGCGGCAACGTCTGATGCTGCGCTCGACTTGATCGCCAAGAAATATAGGGGAAATGTCACTGTGATCCGTAAACAGCTGAAGAGTGCGCGCCCCGTGTTGATTACGACGACGTCATCCCTCGGACGGTCGTCGATCTACAACCGATTGCGCTTCCAAGGTCGGTTGCTCTACCAGCCGGTCGGGTGGACCGAAGGGTACGGGCACTTCCAATTTTCCGAGGAGCTGTTCGATGCTCTTGTTGATTTCGCCCGCACTAGGGGCGAACTGCGAGGCAATCGCTATGGGTGCGGACCGAATTGGCGGATGAGGACACTTCGGGTCGCGCTCACGAAGCTTGAGCTCGATGATCAACTGGTGCGGCACGGAATCAAGCGGCAAGTGTTTCTTGCCCCTGTCGCGAAGAATTGGAAGGAGTACCTTCGCGGCGAACGGAAGGTCGGTCGGTGGTACCACAACGATCTCGCCGAGATAGCCGCACACTACCGGGATCGCTGGGGCGTGCCCCGTGCCTGGCGCAACCCGACCTACCTCAGTGTCGAGCGCGATACTCTCCGCCTCTCGAATGAACTAGCGAAGTGA